The Henckelia pumila isolate YLH828 chromosome 2, ASM3356847v2, whole genome shotgun sequence genome includes a window with the following:
- the LOC140877163 gene encoding uncharacterized mitochondrial protein AtMg00300-like, with the protein MKILKGSLVIFKAEKLRNLYVCHAEPESCMQNFVNAVLSDKTDLWHKRLGHMSSKVLEILHKDGYFDTEKLSCVPFCDACDLEKQSRVKFPHSPSPKQYVTSEILEYLHADVWGPASVPTHGENQYFLSVIDDFSRKVWVFLLKNKYDVFEKF; encoded by the coding sequence atgaaaattttgaaaggtTCTTTGGTGATTTTCAAAGCTGAAAAATTGAGaaacttgtatgtttgtcatgCTGAACCTGAATCTTGCATGCAAAACTTTGTGAATGCTGTCTTGAGTGATAAAACTGATTTGTGGCACAAAAGACTAGGTCACATGAGTTCTAAAGTTTTAGAAATTTTGCATAAAGATGGTTACTTTGATACTGAAAAATTGTCTTGTGTAccattttgtgatgcatgtgaTCTTGAAAAACAATCTAGAGTCAAGTTTCCACATTCCCCAAGTCCCAAACAATATGTCACTTCTGAAATTCTTGAATATTTGCATGCTGATGTTTGGGGTCCTGCTAGTGTGCCCACGCATGGTGAAAATCAATATTTCTTATCTGtgattgatgatttttcaaggAAAGTTTGGGTGTTTTTATTGAAAAACAAATATGATGTATTTGAAAAGTTTTAA